One part of the Arthrobacter tumbae genome encodes these proteins:
- a CDS encoding peptidoglycan D,D-transpeptidase FtsI family protein, which translates to MAPADNPKHETLRVALGAARLRVGLAFVLILLLVLGVRLFQVQGLDLGGMAQVGLNKRLVTQQVPALRGSVLDDEGNELAHTVQRFDIVVDQRLSGGETFDRYNPETDERIEDIPMEQGFEELSAILGQDAGTLKSSILGDASFAFVARSVTPEVRNQVLAVGMPGVYADPTTLRTYPSGAVAGSILGFMSGDGRALSGIELTQEEQLTGTPGSRTFEIGGDGIRIPYATNEDVPAQDGQSVRLTIDQDLQYFAQQTIAAQVEDYNAEWGNIVVVEAKTGAIKAMAESTTPDPNDYAATDPEFWKPLSVTASFEPGSTTKLITMAAALEEGIIEPTSRFETPPTYTVDGQTFKDAFEHGTEKRTAAGIFAKSMNTGTVMIGEQLSNQQRYDWLRKFGIGEPLNVGLNGETSGILPTPDTWDERQQYTVLFGQGLAQTALHTAMVYQAVANDGVRLQPRLIDAYIDADGTEHAVPQAEGTRVVSEDTADELHTMLETVTVEGSGASGALEEYRVGSKTGTAEAPSPQGGYDGYTLSYAGMAPMEDPQYIVVVTLQRPQGDLYYLVPGESFQKVMKYVLNSNNVPPSTGKPETYPVVY; encoded by the coding sequence GTGGCACCAGCCGACAATCCCAAGCATGAAACATTACGGGTAGCGCTCGGAGCCGCGAGGCTCCGGGTCGGGCTAGCGTTCGTCCTGATTCTGCTGCTGGTCCTTGGTGTCCGCCTCTTCCAGGTCCAGGGCCTCGACCTCGGCGGAATGGCACAGGTCGGGTTGAACAAGCGGCTCGTCACCCAGCAGGTGCCTGCGCTCAGGGGCAGCGTCCTGGACGACGAGGGCAACGAGCTGGCGCACACCGTGCAGCGCTTCGACATCGTGGTTGACCAGAGGCTCAGCGGTGGTGAAACGTTTGACCGGTACAACCCGGAGACGGATGAGCGCATTGAAGACATTCCCATGGAGCAGGGTTTCGAGGAGCTCTCCGCAATCCTCGGGCAGGACGCGGGGACGCTCAAATCTTCCATCCTGGGAGACGCCTCGTTCGCCTTCGTAGCGCGTTCGGTGACGCCCGAGGTCAGAAACCAGGTGCTCGCCGTCGGAATGCCGGGAGTCTATGCCGATCCCACGACACTGCGTACCTACCCGTCGGGAGCAGTTGCAGGCTCAATCCTTGGGTTCATGAGCGGCGACGGACGGGCCCTGAGCGGAATCGAACTCACGCAGGAAGAACAGCTGACCGGGACACCGGGCAGCCGCACCTTCGAAATCGGGGGCGACGGCATCCGCATACCGTACGCAACCAACGAGGACGTACCCGCACAGGACGGTCAATCCGTGCGCCTGACCATCGACCAGGACCTCCAGTACTTTGCGCAGCAGACCATCGCCGCGCAGGTCGAGGACTACAACGCCGAATGGGGCAACATCGTTGTCGTGGAGGCCAAGACGGGTGCCATCAAGGCGATGGCCGAGTCAACCACTCCGGACCCCAATGACTATGCGGCGACTGATCCCGAGTTCTGGAAGCCCCTGTCCGTCACCGCGTCGTTTGAGCCGGGCTCTACGACCAAGCTGATCACCATGGCCGCGGCGCTTGAGGAGGGTATCATCGAACCGACCAGCAGGTTCGAAACACCGCCCACCTATACGGTAGACGGCCAGACCTTCAAGGACGCGTTCGAGCACGGGACGGAGAAGCGCACAGCGGCGGGCATCTTCGCCAAGTCGATGAATACCGGGACGGTCATGATCGGTGAGCAGCTGAGCAACCAGCAGCGTTATGACTGGCTGCGGAAGTTCGGCATCGGCGAACCGCTCAACGTGGGCCTCAACGGTGAGACGTCAGGCATCCTGCCGACCCCCGACACCTGGGATGAACGCCAGCAGTACACCGTCCTCTTCGGTCAGGGACTCGCACAGACTGCTCTGCATACCGCCATGGTGTACCAGGCCGTCGCCAATGACGGCGTCCGCCTGCAGCCGCGCCTCATCGACGCTTACATCGATGCCGACGGCACGGAGCACGCTGTTCCTCAGGCAGAGGGAACCAGGGTGGTGTCGGAAGACACGGCGGATGAGCTTCACACCATGCTGGAAACCGTCACGGTGGAAGGGTCCGGCGCTTCGGGAGCACTCGAGGAGTACCGGGTGGGTTCCAAAACGGGTACCGCTGAAGCGCCCAGTCCGCAGGGCGGCTATGACGGCTACACTCTCTCCTACGCCGGGATGGCTCCCATGGAGGACCCGCAGTACATCGTCGTCGTGACCCTCCAGCGGCCGCAGGGGGACCTGTACTATCTGGTTCCGGGGGAGTCCTTCCAGAAGGTCATGAAGTATGTTCTGAATTCGAACAACGTCCCGCCCTCGACCGGTAAGCCCGAGACT